A stretch of the Elephas maximus indicus isolate mEleMax1 chromosome 3, mEleMax1 primary haplotype, whole genome shotgun sequence genome encodes the following:
- the LOC126071470 gene encoding protein S100-A7-like, whose protein sequence is MSSIAAEKVKICHTPAENLVLNLVKLFHRYTGYDDKINRENLLKLLRENFPNFLKDCERRGKNYLCNVFDEKDKNKDKKIDFSEFLSVVGDIATDYHKQSHGAPPCSGGCQ, encoded by the exons ATGAGCAGCATTGCAGCTGAGAAAGTCAAGATATGCCACACTCCAGCTGAGAATTTGGTATTGAACTTGGTCAAACTATTTCATCGATACACTGGGTATGATGATAAGATCAATAGGGAAAACTTGTTGAAGCTGCTGAGGGAGAACTTCCCCAACTTCCTCAAAGACTGT GAAAGAAGGGGCAAAAATTACTTATGCAATGTCTTTgatgaaaaagacaagaataaggaTAAGAAGATTGACTTTTCTGAGTTTCTGTCTGTAGTGGGAGACATAGCCACTGACTACCACAAACAGAGCCATGGTGCACCGCCCTGTTCCGGGGGATGCCAGTGA